The Anaerotignum faecicola region TCTAGCATAACACATTTTTTTCAATGATTTTAATTGTATTTATCACATTTTTTCGCTATTTATAAGTATAAAAAACACATTTTTCCAACTTTTTCATATCGTAAATATACATTTTATTTGTATACTAATTTACTGTTCCATTAACGTCATACTTTCCAGCAGCAATCTCTCCGGGACCGGCAAGCTTTGGATCAACACAAAAAGCCGGATGCTTTGTCCCATCATCGTCATACCACCATGCAGACGAATGTAATACATTTGAACCCTTATACTGAATATCGTTGATGTCTTTTCCCTTTACTACTGTGATTTTTCTCGTTACACTACCTTCACCTGCCGCTTGTGCAATAAGTGGTGACTGAATAAAAGGCAGTGCAACTACCAGAGCAAGCAAAAGTGCAAGAAATCTTTTCTTTTTTTGCATACTTCTTCACCCTTTCTTTTCTTGCAAATAGAAAAGAGATACGATTTTTTTCGTATCTCTTTCGCTATAATGTTTAAGTTTTTTATCTTGCAAAGATTTGAACCCAATAACTCACTATATCATCAAATAGACCGTTACTTTCACTTTCAAAATCAGAGCCAACACCGAGGTACTTATAATCAGGATTTAAGATATTCTCTCGATGACCTTTAGAATCCATCCATAATTCCATTGCACTTTCCGGTTCCTCGAAAGTACCTTTACTGATGTTCTCGCCAGCATAGTCTCCTTCATACCCTAATTCTTCCAATACAGTTTTACAAGCTTTACCATTAGGTCTGGTATGATCGAATACTTCTATAATTTCTTTTGCTCTAATTTGTGCAGCCGCTGTTAATGTAGAATCTAACTCAAGAGGAGAAACCCCAACTTTTTCACGTTCCTCATTTACCAAACGCAACATCTGCTCAGCATAGCTACTTTCATTTGTAACGTCTACTTTCTCCTGCTTTTGCTGTTCTTGCTGCTCCTTTTGTTTATCTGTCTGCTCACCTACAGCTTTTCTGTATTCTTCGATATACTTCAGCAGTTTATCATAGTTAGGATATTGCTCTACAGGCTTGGTTGTAAGTTTGACCTCTTTTCTTGCTCCATCCCACTGAACGTCTGCATTCAATCCATTTGCAAGATCCCTGATGCCGAGCAATGTTCTACCATTCTTAACTACAGGATCAGCAATCAATGCCTTTTCTTCTTCAAGATAACCGGAGCTACCAGAAATAATAGTCTTTTTCTCAATAGTAATCGTTGTAAAATATAAGTATTTTCTGTCTAAATCCTTATCCTCTTTTACCGTTTTATTCAGAGAAACATGATTATACTCTTGAAAACGTCCGTTTACCACCGGACTGTCATTTGTTGAGTATTTCTCAAAACTTACATCCCAGCCCATTTTTTCTGCCACTGCTCTTACCGGAACCATGACACGCCCATTGATATTCACAGGCTGCTGATCACCAAAACTTACTTTTTGGCCATCTACCGTTACAGTGATGTTATCAGCTGCAAAAGCTGTCGGAACAGCACCGAATACCATTGCCGTTGTCAGCAGTGCAGTCATAATTCTTTTCTTCTTCATAGTATCTCCTCCTTGATTTTTATCTCAGATAAATGATTGATTGAATTATCCGTATTTTACCACAGCAAAAATATGATTTCATCAAATTGAACACCTCAATTTGCAAAAGTCGGAAAATTTATTTCTTTTCCCTATCGTTCTTTTTCATTTTAATCTCTTGATACAAAAAAGAGCAA contains the following coding sequences:
- a CDS encoding stalk domain-containing protein, with the protein product MKKKRIMTALLTTAMVFGAVPTAFAADNITVTVDGQKVSFGDQQPVNINGRVMVPVRAVAEKMGWDVSFEKYSTNDSPVVNGRFQEYNHVSLNKTVKEDKDLDRKYLYFTTITIEKKTIISGSSGYLEEEKALIADPVVKNGRTLLGIRDLANGLNADVQWDGARKEVKLTTKPVEQYPNYDKLLKYIEEYRKAVGEQTDKQKEQQEQQKQEKVDVTNESSYAEQMLRLVNEEREKVGVSPLELDSTLTAAAQIRAKEIIEVFDHTRPNGKACKTVLEELGYEGDYAGENISKGTFEEPESAMELWMDSKGHRENILNPDYKYLGVGSDFESESNGLFDDIVSYWVQIFAR